One genomic window of Paenisporosarcina antarctica includes the following:
- the ric gene encoding iron-sulfur cluster repair di-iron protein has translation MMTLPISANTLVKDIVNELPKSSDVFKRFRIDFCCGGNISITAAAIENNVEVSTLLDELTVVFENSTPADKNMDVWLESDTNTIINHVINNIHRPLMVELAELSPYVTKVFKVHGESHPELARVKELFFEYKKEMTEHSAKEETIVFPLIKKLAENSIENREETISYIKELEKEHDHVGAILKELREITFDFTPPVDGCGTYRLVYKRLELLEGETFMHVHLEQNILFPRYI, from the coding sequence ATGATGACTCTACCCATTTCAGCCAATACTTTAGTTAAAGATATTGTAAATGAATTACCTAAATCGAGTGATGTTTTCAAGCGTTTTCGTATAGACTTTTGCTGTGGCGGTAACATTTCTATAACTGCAGCAGCAATTGAAAATAATGTAGAAGTGTCGACATTATTGGACGAATTAACTGTTGTTTTTGAAAATAGTACACCAGCCGATAAAAATATGGATGTCTGGTTAGAATCTGATACTAATACTATTATTAACCATGTTATCAACAATATTCATCGCCCATTAATGGTAGAACTAGCAGAGCTTAGCCCTTATGTAACTAAGGTCTTTAAGGTACATGGCGAATCTCATCCAGAACTAGCTAGAGTTAAAGAATTATTCTTTGAATATAAAAAAGAAATGACTGAGCACTCTGCTAAAGAAGAAACAATAGTTTTTCCTTTAATTAAAAAGCTAGCAGAAAACTCAATCGAAAATCGTGAAGAGACCATTAGCTATATTAAAGAACTTGAAAAAGAACATGACCATGTTGGTGCTATCTTAAAAGAACTTAGAGAAATTACGTTTGACTTTACGCCTCCAGTTGACGGATGTGGTACTTACCGCCTCGTTTACAAGCGCCTTGAATTGCTTGAAGGAGAAACTTTCATGCACGTACACTTAGAGCAGAATATTCTTTTCCCAAGATATATTTAA
- a CDS encoding TIGR04053 family radical SAM/SPASM domain-containing protein, which translates to MFPQDYNENPFIVIWELTRACELKCLHCRAEAQYFRDPRELTLDEGKKLIDDIYDMNNPMLVFTGGDPLMRPDVFEIAEYAVKKGVRVSMTPSATPNVTKEAMKKAKDVGLSRWAFSIDGHCAEVHDHFRGTAGSFDLTMNAISYLHELEMPLQINTVISRYNVDYLDEMAKMVENLNCVLWSVFFLVPTGRGKESDMISPVEHEKVLQWLYKLSKRVPFDIKTTAAQHYRRVVIQNKMRESASNDDTILYEDALMSGKTGQIDGLGRAPKGVNDGNGFVFISHTGDVFPSGLLPINAGNVRKTSLATIYRESEVFQNLRNPDKYKGKCGVCEFRHVCGGSRSRAFNITGDYMESEPYCIYIPKSLRKKKKLLTTIES; encoded by the coding sequence ATGTTTCCACAAGACTATAATGAAAATCCATTCATCGTTATCTGGGAGTTGACGCGTGCCTGCGAGCTAAAATGCCTACACTGTAGAGCTGAGGCTCAATACTTTCGTGATCCCCGTGAATTAACGCTTGATGAGGGTAAAAAATTAATTGATGATATATATGATATGAATAATCCAATGCTCGTTTTTACTGGCGGGGATCCATTAATGCGACCAGACGTCTTTGAAATTGCCGAATATGCCGTAAAAAAAGGTGTGCGTGTTTCCATGACACCCTCTGCAACACCGAATGTCACGAAAGAAGCAATGAAAAAAGCAAAAGATGTTGGACTATCCAGATGGGCCTTCTCTATAGATGGACATTGTGCAGAAGTTCATGATCATTTTCGAGGGACAGCTGGCTCATTTGATTTAACAATGAATGCAATCAGCTACTTACATGAATTAGAGATGCCTCTCCAAATTAATACGGTGATTTCAAGATACAATGTGGACTATCTGGATGAAATGGCTAAGATGGTAGAAAATCTTAATTGTGTATTATGGAGTGTGTTTTTCCTTGTTCCTACTGGACGAGGAAAAGAGAGTGATATGATCTCACCTGTAGAACATGAAAAAGTATTACAGTGGTTATATAAATTGTCAAAACGAGTTCCTTTTGATATAAAAACAACTGCTGCACAACATTATCGTCGGGTAGTTATTCAAAACAAAATGAGGGAAAGTGCTAGTAATGATGACACCATTCTCTATGAAGATGCTTTAATGAGTGGAAAGACCGGACAAATAGATGGCCTCGGCCGTGCACCTAAAGGCGTTAATGACGGGAATGGATTTGTGTTTATTTCCCATACCGGCGATGTCTTTCCAAGTGGATTGTTGCCAATAAATGCAGGGAATGTACGAAAAACGTCCCTTGCGACGATCTATCGTGAATCAGAAGTGTTCCAAAATCTACGGAATCCCGATAAGTATAAAGGGAAATGTGGCGTATGTGAATTTCGTCATGTATGTGGGGGATCCAGATCGAGAGCATTCAATATAACCGGAGATTATATGGAAAGCGAACCGTATTGTATTTATATTCCTAAGTCACTTCGAAAAA